One stretch of Legionella birminghamensis DNA includes these proteins:
- a CDS encoding EAL domain-containing response regulator: protein MSNRLLILDDDMMICKTIQNIARYTDIEAQYTTNPELFLNKVREWKPQLLAIDLIMPGMDGIQVMTELAKHRCKAKILITSGVGNRVLDAAQRTASEHGLNVVAVLPKPFSLTDLRKLLKQLSTSSQIQPASFNFVEKQPELLAKSDLSNALEQKEIYVVYQPKIDCQTYELKGFEVLSRWVNTRFGIVQPDQFIPFAESCQLIDRITFEVLDQALHWFREVTQGPVYKQLLHEQTIKNLKLSVNISPSSLKNTALFEQLGDTIHRLGLHPHCLILELTETAAMEDPIASLEILTRLRMQGFELSIDDFGTGFSSMLQLVRLPFSEIKIDKSFVINAKFSLESRVVIKSIVDLGKSLGLQTTAEGLEDKETLDYLCEIGCDLAQGYYIAHPLIAAEMLEWIRGRSKNISTN from the coding sequence ATGAGTAATCGTTTATTAATTCTGGATGATGACATGATGATCTGTAAAACCATTCAAAATATTGCAAGGTACACAGACATCGAGGCCCAGTATACTACTAATCCGGAATTATTTTTAAATAAGGTAAGGGAATGGAAGCCGCAGCTGCTCGCTATTGATTTGATCATGCCAGGTATGGATGGTATCCAGGTCATGACTGAGTTGGCGAAACACCGCTGTAAAGCCAAAATTCTCATTACCAGTGGTGTAGGCAATCGCGTTCTTGACGCAGCCCAGCGGACCGCCTCAGAGCATGGATTGAATGTTGTTGCTGTTCTTCCAAAACCATTTTCATTGACTGATTTAAGAAAATTATTGAAACAGCTTAGCACATCGTCACAAATCCAACCCGCTTCTTTTAATTTTGTAGAGAAACAGCCGGAGCTTCTGGCCAAAAGCGATTTATCCAATGCGCTGGAGCAAAAAGAAATTTATGTGGTCTATCAACCTAAAATCGATTGCCAAACATACGAACTGAAAGGTTTTGAAGTATTAAGCCGCTGGGTTAACACACGATTTGGAATTGTACAGCCTGATCAGTTCATACCATTTGCCGAGTCCTGCCAGTTAATTGATCGAATCACCTTTGAAGTGCTTGATCAGGCTTTGCACTGGTTCCGTGAAGTAACTCAGGGCCCTGTCTATAAGCAGCTTCTGCACGAGCAGACGATAAAAAATTTAAAACTTTCTGTCAACATCTCCCCCTCTTCTTTAAAAAACACTGCACTGTTCGAGCAGTTGGGCGACACCATCCATCGACTGGGTTTGCATCCTCATTGTCTAATCCTCGAACTGACAGAGACTGCGGCAATGGAGGATCCTATCGCCTCACTGGAAATTCTAACCCGTTTAAGAATGCAGGGCTTCGAATTATCAATCGATGATTTCGGAACCGGCTTTTCTTCCATGCTGCAGTTAGTCAGGCTGCCATTCTCCGAGATTAAGATTGATAAGTCCTTTGTAATCAATGCAAAATTTTCGCTGGAATCAAGAGTCGTTATCAAATCCATCGTTGATTTGGGTAAAAGTCTGGGTTTACAAACTACCGCCGAAGGGCTTGAAGATAAAGAAACACTGGATTATCTCTGTGAAATTGGCTGTGATCTGGCACAGGGTTATTATATTGCACACCCACTGATTGCCGCTGAAATGCTTGAATGGATTAGAGGCAGATCGAAAAACATTTCAACCAACTGA
- a CDS encoding PAS domain-containing protein — protein sequence MKISSKDADRDSQHKQPKRKPSGYEALLQVERRVFELILSNTPLSKLLETIVLGIEEITQDAKASVLLLDKDGIHIRLGASPHLPPIYTETLEGMEIGPAQACSGSAMFLKKRVIIPDVSKHSSWEEYTDIAKQYNLKSCWSTPVFDSHQKVIAAFALYYEHLYEPTARDFELIDHASYLVKICIELHEKTNALQTSESRFRHAFQDAATGIAITDLNGYFLQVNAAYCQMLGYSEQELYQKTFMDITHPDDRDISWELTRSLFTTETGHTFEKRYLTKNGQIIWVRLSISAPRDETGQPINLIAVCEDITQKKLMVAELEEKQSFLRMASQISRVGAWSVKLPECSFIWSEEAQSMHEVPTCFHPSLANLIALYPKEYQQWLDDAFKQCMQQGTPFHLEIPILTSRKNHLWIKIMGEAVRDETDTIIKVQGAFQDITEQKRLEEIRQETEHRFRQLTENIQEVFWLTNATHDQILYVSPAYEQIWGRSCQELYEHPRQWLDAIFEEDRSKVLELIQKASEGYNEEYRILRPDGELRWILDRSFNIYDANGQLYRVAGVAKDITERKKTEQSLSESEERFRLLSKATNDAIWDLNLQDNAIWWNEGFETLFGYQRNEISPNISSWMNYIHPEDFNRVIQGVFKVINEGKDHWSAEYRFRRKDGSYAKVFDRGNVIRDERGKAVRMIGGMTDLTERYALEEQLRQSQRLESLGQLTGGVAHDFNNMLTIIMGNAELLAEELSEDASLNEMAVMIYNASQRGAELTKRLLAFARRQALEPRLIDLNVLLENMMSLLKRTIGDNIEIKFKKEAQLWPAMVDPSQLENAILNLCLNARDAMPAGGQLIIETQNTELDESYADMHAEIKPGSYAEILISDTGSGIAPEHLKKVFEPFFSTKSKDKGTGLGLSMVFGFIKQSGGHINIYSEPGNGTTVRLYLPKAAYSAIPEEEKKPQAKLHGHEKVLLVEDNEKVRHYASEQLRAAGYEVTEASNGLSALDILKTRKDLELLFTDIVMEGGLSGTELAALAQKLRPDLKVLYTSGYPEDIVIHQGQLTPGVHLLSKPYRRVDLLTKIREALNSA from the coding sequence ATGAAGATTTCTTCAAAGGATGCTGATAGGGATTCACAGCATAAACAGCCAAAGCGTAAACCGTCTGGCTACGAGGCATTGCTTCAGGTGGAAAGAAGGGTTTTTGAATTAATTCTCAGCAATACGCCTCTCTCAAAATTATTGGAAACGATTGTCCTGGGTATCGAAGAAATTACCCAGGACGCAAAAGCCTCTGTTTTGTTACTGGATAAGGATGGTATTCACATTCGGCTTGGAGCTTCTCCTCATTTACCCCCTATTTATACAGAGACTCTTGAGGGAATGGAAATTGGACCCGCACAGGCCTGTTCGGGTTCTGCCATGTTTTTGAAAAAGCGGGTTATTATCCCTGACGTAAGCAAACACTCCTCCTGGGAGGAATATACCGATATTGCAAAACAATATAATTTAAAATCTTGCTGGTCTACTCCTGTTTTTGACAGTCATCAGAAGGTCATTGCGGCTTTTGCTTTATATTATGAACATTTGTATGAGCCGACTGCCCGGGATTTTGAATTAATTGATCATGCCAGTTATCTGGTAAAAATTTGCATTGAACTTCACGAAAAAACGAATGCTCTGCAAACAAGCGAATCGCGATTCCGTCATGCATTTCAGGATGCGGCCACTGGTATTGCCATTACGGATCTGAATGGTTATTTTTTACAGGTCAATGCAGCTTATTGCCAGATGCTTGGTTATTCTGAGCAGGAGTTATATCAAAAAACATTTATGGATATCACTCATCCGGATGATAGAGATATCAGCTGGGAGCTTACCCGTTCATTATTTACTACAGAGACAGGACACACCTTTGAAAAACGGTATTTGACCAAAAACGGTCAGATAATCTGGGTGCGGCTCAGCATCTCAGCGCCGCGGGATGAGACGGGTCAACCGATTAATCTAATTGCCGTATGCGAAGACATCACTCAGAAGAAATTGATGGTGGCTGAGCTTGAAGAGAAACAATCTTTTCTGCGTATGGCTTCGCAGATAAGCCGGGTTGGCGCCTGGTCAGTGAAGCTCCCGGAATGCAGTTTTATCTGGTCTGAGGAAGCACAGTCAATGCATGAAGTGCCTACCTGTTTCCATCCCTCTCTCGCCAATCTCATCGCCCTCTATCCCAAAGAATATCAGCAATGGCTCGACGATGCTTTTAAGCAGTGCATGCAGCAAGGAACGCCTTTTCATCTAGAAATACCAATTCTCACTTCACGGAAAAATCATCTATGGATTAAAATCATGGGAGAAGCTGTTCGGGATGAAACAGATACAATAATTAAAGTTCAGGGCGCTTTTCAGGATATAACCGAGCAAAAGAGGCTGGAGGAAATCCGACAGGAAACTGAGCACCGCTTCCGTCAACTGACCGAAAATATCCAGGAGGTTTTTTGGCTGACCAACGCAACCCATGACCAAATCTTATATGTAAGCCCGGCTTATGAACAAATCTGGGGCCGATCCTGCCAGGAACTCTATGAGCATCCCCGGCAATGGCTTGATGCTATCTTTGAAGAAGATCGCAGCAAAGTCCTTGAATTAATTCAGAAGGCAAGTGAGGGATACAATGAAGAGTACCGTATCCTTCGACCCGATGGTGAACTGCGCTGGATTCTTGATCGTTCGTTCAATATCTACGATGCAAATGGACAGTTATACCGCGTCGCGGGTGTAGCAAAAGATATCACGGAAAGAAAAAAAACAGAGCAATCGCTGAGTGAAAGTGAGGAACGTTTTCGCCTTCTTTCCAAAGCAACGAATGATGCCATTTGGGATCTCAATCTCCAGGACAACGCAATCTGGTGGAACGAAGGCTTTGAAACGCTCTTTGGTTATCAGCGCAATGAAATTTCACCCAATATCAGCTCCTGGATGAATTATATTCACCCCGAGGATTTTAACCGGGTTATCCAGGGTGTTTTTAAAGTAATTAATGAAGGGAAAGATCATTGGAGCGCTGAATACCGCTTTCGCCGAAAAGACGGCAGCTATGCCAAAGTATTTGATCGCGGCAATGTAATTCGTGACGAACGCGGCAAAGCCGTACGGATGATTGGAGGGATGACTGATCTGACAGAACGCTACGCGCTTGAAGAGCAACTTCGCCAATCCCAGCGGCTTGAGTCCCTGGGCCAGTTAACCGGAGGTGTCGCACATGATTTCAATAACATGCTCACAATTATAATGGGTAATGCCGAATTATTAGCGGAAGAATTGTCAGAGGATGCCAGTCTTAATGAAATGGCCGTTATGATTTATAACGCGTCGCAACGCGGTGCAGAATTAACTAAAAGGCTGCTAGCCTTTGCCCGACGCCAGGCATTGGAACCCCGGTTGATTGATTTAAATGTGCTCCTTGAGAACATGATGAGCCTTTTAAAACGAACAATTGGTGACAACATTGAAATAAAATTTAAAAAGGAAGCGCAACTTTGGCCGGCAATGGTTGATCCTTCCCAACTTGAAAATGCTATTTTGAACCTCTGTCTCAATGCTCGTGATGCTATGCCTGCCGGGGGACAGCTTATTATTGAAACCCAAAATACCGAGCTGGATGAAAGCTATGCCGATATGCATGCTGAAATCAAACCCGGATCCTATGCCGAAATACTGATTTCCGATACCGGCAGCGGCATTGCACCGGAACATCTGAAAAAAGTGTTTGAACCTTTTTTTTCAACGAAATCCAAGGACAAAGGAACCGGGCTTGGGCTTAGTATGGTATTTGGCTTTATTAAGCAATCGGGTGGGCATATCAATATCTATTCAGAGCCTGGAAACGGCACTACGGTAAGACTTTATTTGCCCAAGGCCGCTTATTCAGCCATTCCTGAGGAAGAAAAGAAACCGCAAGCAAAACTGCATGGCCATGAAAAAGTGCTTTTGGTCGAAGATAACGAAAAAGTACGCCATTATGCCTCGGAACAGCTCAGAGCTGCTGGCTATGAGGTCACAGAAGCCTCAAATGGCCTTAGTGCCCTGGATATTTTAAAAACGAGAAAAGATTTGGAGTTGCTTTTTACTGATATAGTAATGGAAGGAGGTTTAAGCGGAACAGAACTGGCCGCTCTGGCTCAAAAATTAAGACCCGATTTAAAGGTATTGTATACTTCCGGTTACCCCGAGGATATCGTAATCCACCAGGGTCAACTGACACCCGGTGTACATTTGCTCAGCAAACCTTATCGACGTGTTGATTTATTAACCAAGATCAGGGAAGCATTAAACAGTGCATAA
- a CDS encoding Thivi_2564 family membrane protein: MHELLNLIAIIIVFGLAMWLINVFIPMPAAIKSLLNILVLIVLIIYILQFFGVINTILPPIRILK, encoded by the coding sequence ATGCATGAACTTCTTAATTTAATTGCAATTATTATCGTATTTGGACTGGCAATGTGGTTAATCAATGTTTTTATACCAATGCCTGCTGCCATCAAGTCCTTATTGAATATTCTGGTACTAATCGTTTTGATTATATATATCCTGCAATTCTTTGGAGTGATAAATACGATATTGCCTCCCATTCGTATTTTAAAGTAA
- a CDS encoding SDR family NAD(P)-dependent oxidoreductase, with amino-acid sequence MNKTTWVISGASSAIAREFGHLMASKGHPLILIARDAAELKIMAADYTLRYKIPCQTIVFDFSNDSRELCLQLFARQENLGLFLAHSLILENQELAYSDINLLTKVNITSTFEIIYGYLNKEQATHELIFLSSVAACRGRSKNSLYGASKAAVEVYLQGLQQSARPSQTLTIMRLGFIDTTQTFGKPGIFYASAPKDCARACYKAFSRKKRMSYHPFFWRYIMGVISNLPFIIYRRMKL; translated from the coding sequence ATGAATAAAACAACATGGGTTATCAGCGGCGCCAGTTCGGCAATCGCCCGTGAGTTTGGCCACTTAATGGCAAGCAAGGGACACCCTTTAATCTTAATTGCCCGTGATGCAGCTGAATTAAAAATTATGGCGGCGGATTATACGCTGCGCTATAAAATTCCCTGCCAGACCATAGTTTTCGATTTTTCCAATGACAGCAGGGAATTATGCCTGCAACTTTTTGCCCGACAGGAAAACCTCGGTTTATTCCTGGCTCATAGTTTAATTCTGGAAAACCAGGAACTTGCTTATTCTGATATAAACTTGTTAACCAAGGTGAATATAACAAGCACTTTTGAAATCATCTATGGCTATCTGAACAAGGAACAAGCCACGCATGAACTTATTTTTCTAAGTTCGGTGGCAGCCTGTCGAGGACGCAGCAAGAATAGCTTATACGGAGCAAGCAAAGCAGCAGTTGAGGTATATCTGCAGGGCTTGCAGCAATCCGCCCGGCCCTCCCAGACATTGACGATCATGCGCCTTGGTTTTATTGACACCACACAGACATTTGGAAAGCCCGGGATTTTTTATGCCTCTGCACCCAAGGACTGCGCGAGGGCATGTTATAAGGCATTTTCGAGGAAAAAAAGAATGAGTTACCATCCTTTTTTCTGGCGTTATATTATGGGGGTTATTTCGAATTTGCCTTTTATTATTTATCGGCGGATGAAGCTTTAA
- a CDS encoding FAD-binding oxidoreductase produces MPFGNFAHNLQTESKCFRPDTEKQIEDLQLSAKDSILARGAGTSYNDCCLNDQHSILDTTRLNHFLSFDSVTGLLVCQGGVTFADLFSIDPNFIPPVIPGTLRATLAGGIANDVHGKNNPREAALGQHIEWLELQCQQESVHCSPKENADLFYATIGGLGLTGIIKRVGLKLKKAPQFVKSQNEKFQQWDSLIQRMLELANSADYQAAWLDLLNPERSVLSYAHYEQHVDKETYRSHKLPPIPFRLINRVGMKLFNQFYYYRSSSQSQLLPLPVFNNPLDKISNWSGLYGKKGLIQFQAVIDKALIKECLTQCLLISRKYQALPSLAVLKYLSQNGRGLLSFTQPGFTIAIDYVNQPQARQAVMDLNDWVTRHEGKVYLAKDILLTAEQFKIQYPNHDKFIKLLATLPHHPCSDLARRLGICI; encoded by the coding sequence ATGCCTTTTGGCAATTTCGCCCATAATCTGCAGACAGAATCGAAGTGCTTTCGTCCAGACACGGAAAAACAGATAGAGGATTTACAGCTATCTGCAAAAGATTCCATTTTGGCCCGCGGAGCAGGAACCAGTTATAATGACTGCTGCCTGAATGACCAGCATTCTATTCTCGATACTACCAGGCTTAATCACTTCCTTTCTTTTGACTCCGTAACGGGATTACTGGTTTGTCAGGGAGGCGTTACGTTTGCTGATTTGTTCAGCATTGATCCGAACTTTATTCCTCCGGTTATTCCAGGGACACTACGCGCCACTCTGGCCGGAGGAATAGCTAATGATGTCCATGGAAAAAATAATCCCAGGGAAGCCGCCTTGGGCCAGCATATTGAATGGCTGGAACTGCAGTGCCAGCAGGAATCTGTTCATTGCAGCCCGAAAGAAAATGCCGATCTGTTTTATGCAACGATTGGCGGATTGGGGTTGACAGGGATTATCAAACGCGTGGGGCTTAAACTAAAAAAAGCACCGCAGTTTGTAAAAAGTCAAAATGAAAAATTTCAGCAATGGGATAGCTTGATTCAAAGAATGCTGGAATTGGCGAACAGCGCTGACTACCAGGCCGCCTGGCTCGATTTATTAAATCCTGAGCGCTCCGTGCTTTCTTATGCGCACTATGAGCAGCATGTTGATAAAGAGACATACCGTTCCCATAAGCTCCCGCCAATTCCTTTTCGCCTTATTAACCGTGTCGGGATGAAGCTCTTTAATCAGTTTTATTATTATCGCTCCTCGTCTCAATCACAGCTTCTTCCTCTTCCTGTATTCAATAACCCCCTCGATAAAATTAGCAACTGGAGTGGTCTGTATGGAAAGAAAGGACTGATTCAATTTCAGGCCGTAATTGATAAAGCCTTAATAAAGGAATGCCTGACGCAGTGCTTACTGATTAGCCGAAAATATCAGGCATTGCCGAGTCTGGCTGTATTAAAGTATTTAAGTCAAAACGGCAGAGGTTTACTCTCCTTTACCCAGCCAGGATTTACTATTGCTATTGATTATGTAAACCAACCCCAGGCAAGGCAAGCGGTGATGGATTTAAATGATTGGGTTACAAGGCATGAGGGAAAAGTTTACCTGGCAAAAGATATTCTGCTTACAGCGGAGCAGTTTAAAATACAATATCCTAATCACGACAAATTCATAAAACTTCTCGCTACGCTTCCCCATCATCCCTGCTCCGATTTGGCAAGACGATTGGGGATCTGTATATGA
- the fliM gene encoding flagellar motor switch protein FliM — MVEKDVLSQEEINALLGAVSSDNADSSEEPGQDIPAAQTANKTEHVEVLNFASQERIVRGELPVLDKIHDRAARYFANDIYLLMAKEIHIKQEPMAVVKHREFLSALPNPSLMTIYRFKPLRGKALIVFDSTFVYDLVDYYFGGSSQFCAQTDKTDFTAAELRVMDIVIGKLVRNIEQAWAPIIHLEPIRVNDETNPQLVHIGEPDELLLVSKFSLDFGKEQGTFAFILPYSMVEPIKQQLELGAARPDEDIDPNWIMSLKEELMEVELTISSVMAQTTSTLGKVMDWKAGDFLALEMHEEVTVDIEGTPAFIATVGKVNDKRALKIIKKISY; from the coding sequence ATGGTTGAGAAGGATGTATTATCGCAAGAAGAAATTAATGCCTTGCTAGGCGCTGTAAGCAGCGATAATGCTGATTCATCTGAAGAACCTGGGCAGGATATCCCCGCTGCACAAACCGCCAATAAAACCGAGCATGTTGAAGTCCTCAATTTTGCCAGCCAGGAACGCATTGTACGCGGTGAGCTTCCTGTTCTGGATAAAATCCACGATCGGGCTGCGCGGTATTTTGCCAATGATATCTATCTTTTGATGGCGAAAGAAATTCACATCAAGCAAGAACCCATGGCGGTAGTAAAGCACCGTGAGTTCCTCAGCGCTTTGCCAAACCCCAGTTTAATGACGATTTATCGCTTCAAGCCTTTAAGAGGAAAAGCGCTCATTGTGTTTGACAGCACCTTTGTTTATGACCTGGTGGACTATTATTTCGGCGGCAGCTCCCAATTTTGTGCACAAACCGATAAAACTGATTTCACGGCTGCTGAATTGCGGGTGATGGATATTGTAATAGGAAAACTGGTGCGTAATATCGAACAAGCCTGGGCCCCGATTATTCATCTTGAGCCCATTAGAGTCAATGACGAAACCAACCCTCAACTCGTCCATATCGGGGAACCGGACGAATTATTGTTAGTCAGTAAATTCAGCCTGGATTTTGGAAAGGAGCAGGGCACTTTTGCTTTTATATTGCCCTATTCGATGGTTGAGCCGATTAAACAACAGCTTGAGTTAGGGGCGGCCAGACCAGACGAGGATATCGATCCCAACTGGATCATGTCCCTTAAAGAAGAACTGATGGAAGTGGAATTGACCATCAGTTCAGTGATGGCGCAGACCACCAGTACACTGGGCAAAGTGATGGACTGGAAGGCAGGTGATTTCCTGGCGCTCGAAATGCATGAGGAAGTGACTGTCGATATTGAAGGAACCCCGGCTTTCATCGCCACTGTGGGCAAGGTCAATGATAAAAGAGCATTAAAAATAATCAAAAAAATCAGCTATTAA
- the fliN gene encoding flagellar motor switch protein FliN, producing the protein MSENTEGVTAKLTQDAAGSAESEKMEMILDIPVTVTVEIGRTKMSIRNLLQLNQGGIVALDRMAGEPLDVLVNGTLVAHGEVVVVNDKFGVRLTDIVSKAERIKRLR; encoded by the coding sequence ATGAGTGAGAATACAGAAGGTGTCACTGCCAAATTGACACAGGATGCGGCAGGAAGTGCAGAGAGTGAAAAAATGGAAATGATTTTGGATATTCCTGTGACTGTAACAGTGGAAATCGGCCGCACCAAAATGTCTATCCGAAATTTATTACAACTTAACCAGGGTGGGATTGTGGCATTGGATCGCATGGCAGGCGAGCCGCTGGATGTCTTGGTCAACGGAACTTTGGTGGCACATGGTGAGGTGGTTGTTGTAAATGACAAGTTTGGTGTCCGTCTGACGGATATTGTCAGTAAAGCAGAGAGAATTAAGCGTTTAAGATGA
- the fliO gene encoding flagellar biosynthetic protein FliO, which translates to MKLLGKGLALFFFLATAAHAAGSGEPGLSNAELLRILIGLLFVIVLILAFTWLLKQLNRMGNYKNANLEVISSSPLGPRERILVLRAGARYLLLGVTSNNISILCDFGEQLPSGFEKQKEAGFADLLKNALRTKS; encoded by the coding sequence ATGAAATTACTAGGTAAGGGACTGGCTCTTTTTTTCTTCCTGGCCACTGCTGCACATGCAGCAGGCTCAGGGGAACCGGGTTTAAGTAATGCTGAATTGCTAAGAATTCTCATTGGCTTATTGTTTGTCATTGTATTAATTCTTGCCTTTACCTGGCTGTTAAAACAGTTAAATCGAATGGGAAATTATAAAAACGCTAATCTTGAGGTGATTAGCTCCTCACCTCTAGGCCCGCGCGAAAGAATACTGGTGTTGCGGGCGGGTGCGAGGTATTTATTATTAGGTGTGACCAGCAATAACATCAGTATCCTTTGCGATTTTGGAGAGCAACTTCCATCAGGTTTTGAAAAACAGAAAGAGGCTGGTTTCGCTGACCTTCTTAAAAACGCCCTGAGGACAAAGTCTTAA
- the fliP gene encoding flagellar type III secretion system pore protein FliP (The bacterial flagellar biogenesis protein FliP forms a type III secretion system (T3SS)-type pore required for flagellar assembly.), protein MKRFTFALLFLLIPSLAFASNLSLPAVTVSPSANGETYSVNLQIILLMTLLSVIPGLLMAMTSFTRIIIVLSMLRQAIGLGQTPTNQILIGISLFLTFFVMWPVFNQINQEAIQPYISEQIDFPQALNRATQPLKQFMLRQTRKNDLALFEKFGKEQFANVSDIPMQIVIPAFVTSELKTAFQIGFILFLPFLIIDMVVASVLMAMGMMMLSPLIISLPFKIMLFVMVDGWTLVLGSLASSFAMS, encoded by the coding sequence ATGAAACGATTTACTTTTGCCCTACTGTTTTTGCTGATTCCTTCCCTTGCCTTCGCGTCTAATCTCTCATTGCCGGCAGTGACGGTCAGCCCTTCTGCCAATGGTGAAACCTATAGCGTCAATTTACAGATTATTCTGTTAATGACACTGTTAAGCGTTATTCCCGGCCTGTTGATGGCGATGACCTCCTTTACGCGTATCATTATTGTCTTATCAATGTTACGCCAGGCGATTGGCTTAGGCCAGACACCCACCAATCAAATTCTGATAGGTATTTCACTTTTTCTGACCTTTTTTGTGATGTGGCCAGTATTTAATCAAATCAATCAGGAAGCCATCCAACCGTACATCAGTGAACAAATTGATTTCCCCCAGGCCTTGAACCGGGCCACGCAACCTTTAAAGCAATTCATGCTCCGGCAAACGCGAAAAAATGATCTGGCCTTATTTGAAAAGTTTGGCAAGGAGCAATTCGCCAATGTGTCTGATATTCCCATGCAGATTGTCATTCCTGCATTTGTGACCAGTGAATTGAAAACCGCTTTTCAAATCGGTTTTATCCTGTTTCTGCCTTTTTTAATTATTGATATGGTAGTGGCTTCCGTGCTGATGGCAATGGGGATGATGATGTTATCCCCCCTTATCATTTCTTTGCCTTTCAAAATAATGCTGTTTGTAATGGTAGATGGCTGGACTCTGGTATTGGGGTCGCTTGCCTCGAGTTTTGCAATGAGCTAG
- the fliQ gene encoding flagellar biosynthesis protein FliQ: protein MTADSVLSLFSEAVYVMILLLLVLIVPGLVVGLIVAMFQAATQINEASLSFIPKLLVTFLVMVIAGPWLLKTMINYTDNLFSNIPYLLD, encoded by the coding sequence ATGACAGCCGATTCTGTTTTATCCTTATTCAGCGAAGCTGTTTATGTAATGATTCTCCTGTTGCTGGTTCTGATTGTCCCGGGACTGGTGGTGGGCTTGATTGTCGCCATGTTTCAGGCTGCGACACAAATTAACGAAGCCAGTTTAAGTTTTATTCCCAAGCTGCTGGTTACTTTTTTAGTAATGGTGATAGCAGGCCCTTGGCTATTGAAAACAATGATCAATTACACTGATAACTTATTCAGTAATATTCCTTATTTACTGGATTAA